One part of the Salmo salar unplaced genomic scaffold, Ssal_v3.1, whole genome shotgun sequence genome encodes these proteins:
- the LOC123739278 gene encoding extensin-like, producing MVLEMTHLLTPFQSHTCSPPPPAPPAHPPPAPPAHPHLQPHLLTPCPHHTCSPPVHSHLLTPHLQSHLLTPTSRPTAHPPSHLLTPIQSHLLTPLQTHLLTPLSSPTCSPPYPPAHPPVQSHLLTPHLQSHLLTPHPVHLLTPTPDPPAHPHLQSHLLTPTSSPTCSPPVQTHLLTPPVQSHLLTPHLQSHLLTPTCPPAHPLPTCSPPPPVPPAHPHLQSHLLTPHLQTHLLTPPSSPTCSPPPPSHLLTPSSRPTCSPPTSSPTCSPPPPPDPPAHPPHLQTQLLTPHLQTQLLTPPPDPLAPPHLQTHLFTPPISSTGITFRHMTSNCAILFLSFAPSRETCTTRPHKERPAPPGPIQRDLHHQAPSRETYTTRPHPERPAPPGPIQRDLHHQAPSRETCTTRPHPERPAPPGPVQRDLHHQAPSRETYTTRPHPERPTPPGPIKRDLHRQAPSRETYTTRPDPERPAPPGPIQRDLHHQAPSRETYTSPIPKRRAPPGPIQKDLHRQARSRETCTTRPYPERPVPPYGEANTTLHQVPSRVDSMHPSPNPLLSILTGQHPNQRRATVYQDSYI from the exons ATGGTCctggagatg acccacctgctcacccccTTCCAGTCCCACACCTGCTCACCCCCACCTCCAGCCCCACCTGCTCACCCACCTCCAGCCCCACCTGCTCACCCCCACCTCCAGCCCCACCTGCTCACCCCCTGTCCACACCACACCTGCTCACCCCCTGTCCACTCCCACCTGCTCACCCCCCACCTCCAGTCCCACCTGCTCACCCCCACCTCCAGACCCACCGCTCAcccccct TCCCACCTGCTCACCCCCATCCAGTCCCACCTGCTCACCCCcctccagacccacctgctcacccccCTGTCCAGTCCCACCTGCTCACCCCCCT acccacctgctcacccccCTGTCCAGTCCCACCTGCTCACCCCCCACCTCCAGTCCCACCTGCTCACCCCCCACCCAGTCCACCTGCTCACCCCCactccagacccacctgctcacccccACCTCCAGTCCCACCTGCTCACCCCCACCTCCAGTCCCACCTGCTCAccccctgtccagacccacctgctcacccccCCTGTCCAGTCCCACCTGCTCACCCCCCACCTCCAGTCCCACCTGCTCACCCCCACCTGCCCACCTGCTCAccccct acccacctgctcacccccTCCTCCAGTCCCACCTGCTCACCCCCACCTCCAGTCCCACCTGCTCACCCCCCacctccagacccacctgctcacccccCCCTCCAGTCCCACCTGCTCACCCCCGCCTCCA TCCCACCTGCTCACCCCCTcctccagacccacctgctcacccccCACCTCCAGTCCCACCTGCTCACCCCCCCCacctccagacccacctgctcacccccCCCACCTCCAGACCCAGCTGCTCACCCCCCACCTCCAGACCCAGCTGCTCACCCCCCCTCCAGACCCACTTGCTCCCCCCCAcctccagacccacctgttcacaCCCCCCATCTCCAGCACCGGCATCACCTTCCGCCACATGACCTCAAACTgcgccattttgtttctctccttt GCCCCGTCCAGAGAGACCTGCACCACCAGGCCCCATAAAGAGAGACCTGCACCGCCAGGCCCCATCCAGAGAGACCTACACCACCAGGCCCCATCCAGAGAGACCTACACCACCAGGCCCCATCCAGAGAGACCTGCACCACCAGGCCCGATCCAGAGAGACCTGCACCACCAGGCCCCATCCAGAGAGACCTGCACCACCAGGCCCCATCCAGAGAGACCTGCACCGCCAGGCCCCGTCCAGAGAGACCTACACCACCAGGCCCCATCCAGAGAGACCTACACCACCAGGCCCCATCCAGAGAGACCTACACCACCAGGCCCCATAAAGAGAGACCTGCACCGCCAGGCCCCATCCAGAGAGACCTACACCACCAGGCCCGATCCAGAGAGACCTGCACCACCAGGCCCCATCCAGAGAGACCTACACCACCAGGCCCCATCCAGAGAGACCTACACCAGCCCCATCCCGAAACGAAGAGCACCACCAGGCCCCATCCAGAAAGACCTGCACCGCCAGGCCCGATCCAGAGAGACCTGCACCACCAGGCCCTATCCAGAGAGACCTGTACCACCCTACGGAGAAGCCAACACCACCCTGCATCAGGTTCCTTCCAGAGTGGACAGCATGCACCCCTCCCCCAACCCACTACTCTCCATCCTAACAGGACAACATCCCAATCAGAGGAGAGCAACAGTCTACCAAGACAGCTATATATAG